One Pseudobutyrivibrio xylanivorans genomic window, TACTCGCATCTCTCAGGAAACCTGTGAAGAGGTAAACAAAATTCACAGCCTAACCTACTATAAGGAGGGAAATCTCGCTATTATTGGAAATATCCCTCCTGCCAATGGAAAAGGCACTATAGTCATTGCAACTGGCGGAACTAGTGATATTCCAGTAGCTGAAGAGGCTGCCTTGACTGCTGAATTTCTTGGGAACAGCGTAACTCGTCTTTACGATGTGGGCGTTGCAGGTTTGCATCGAACCTTGGCACATATAGATGATATTGTAGATGCCAGTGTAATCATTGCCATCGCAGGAATGGAAGGTGCCTTAGCCAGCGTGCTTGGTGGCCTGGCAGAATGTCCGGTAATTGCTGTGCCTACTTCGGTTGGCTATGGCGCGTCATTTTGTGGTATTTCTGCCCTTCTGTCCATGATTAATTCATGTGCTAATGGTATTTCAGTTGTAAATATCGATAACGGTTTTGGCGCCGCTTATCAGGCTAGCCTAATTAATCATCATTAATCTTTTGAGGATAATGTCATGAAAACCCTTTATATTGAATGTAAAATGGGAGCTGCTGGTGACATGCTTACAGCAGCTCTTTTAGACCTATTTGACGATAAAAGCTCTATCCTGTCAGAACTCAATTCCATCGGTATTCCTCACGTTTCATTCAATGCTGAGACCACTGAAAAATGTGGCATTAACGGCACTCGAATGTTGGTCAAAGTCGATGGGCAGGAAGAAGGCAGCTCACTTTCATCTCATATTCATTCTGACCATCATACCCACAATAGCCTACCAAATATAAAGGCTTTAATTTTAGGCTTAAATGCCCCAGATAAAGTAAAATCTGATGCTATTGAAGTCTATAAATCCCTTGCCATGGCCGAATCAAAAGTTCACGGCACACCTATAGATGATATTCACTTCCATGAGGTCGGAACATTTGATGCTATCGCAGATATAGTGGCTGTTTGTTACCTGCTTTATAAAATACATGCTGATCATATACTGGTCTCTCCTATTCATGTTGGTAGCGGCACCGTGCACTGCGAACATGGTATTCTTCCGGTTCCTGCGCCTGCCACTGCAGAACTATTAAAGGGCGTTCCTATTTATGGTGGCTCAATCGAGAGTGAACTTTGTACTCCAACCGGAGCAGCTTTACTTAGATATTTTGCTTCTAGTTTTAATGATTTTCCCGTTATGATTACTGAAATATGTGGATATGGCATGGGAAAAAAAGATTTTCCAGTTGCCAATTGTCTTAGAATATTCATTGGAGATTCATTGAACTCAAAAGATCAAGTCTTCGAATTAAACTGTAATATCGACGATATTACTGGTGAAGATTTAGGATATGCCATGGATGCCATCTATGAAGCTGGCGCAAGAGAAGTCTTTTTTACTCACGTTCAAATGAAAAAGAACCGCCCAGGGATATTACTAACTGTACTTGTAGATAGCGAACAAAAGGATTCCGTAGTAAAATCCATCTTTTCTAATACTACTACAATTGGTATCAG contains:
- the larB gene encoding nickel pincer cofactor biosynthesis protein LarB encodes the protein MNYEIKTLLEDVRDGNITVEQAIHELKTAPFKDIGYAKVDTHRSLRNGVGEVIYGAGKTAKQLIGIISTMKESGQNQILITRISQETCEEVNKIHSLTYYKEGNLAIIGNIPPANGKGTIVIATGGTSDIPVAEEAALTAEFLGNSVTRLYDVGVAGLHRTLAHIDDIVDASVIIAIAGMEGALASVLGGLAECPVIAVPTSVGYGASFCGISALLSMINSCANGISVVNIDNGFGAAYQASLINHH
- the larC gene encoding nickel pincer cofactor biosynthesis protein LarC produces the protein MKTLYIECKMGAAGDMLTAALLDLFDDKSSILSELNSIGIPHVSFNAETTEKCGINGTRMLVKVDGQEEGSSLSSHIHSDHHTHNSLPNIKALILGLNAPDKVKSDAIEVYKSLAMAESKVHGTPIDDIHFHEVGTFDAIADIVAVCYLLYKIHADHILVSPIHVGSGTVHCEHGILPVPAPATAELLKGVPIYGGSIESELCTPTGAALLRYFASSFNDFPVMITEICGYGMGKKDFPVANCLRIFIGDSLNSKDQVFELNCNIDDITGEDLGYAMDAIYEAGAREVFFTHVQMKKNRPGILLTVLVDSEQKDSVVKSIFSNTTTIGIREKICERYVLDREIKTIKTPLGDVQVKKSYGYGTTHIKAEFDNLINISKENGMSLANVRAEIAKYL